One genomic region from Drosophila busckii strain San Diego stock center, stock number 13000-0081.31 chromosome 3R, ASM1175060v1, whole genome shotgun sequence encodes:
- the LOC108604623 gene encoding stromal cell-derived factor 2, translated as MLLQSLFLTALALISSLPGNNAGKTNFVTCGSILKLLNSDYNYRLHSHDVKYGSGSGQQSVTGVEQKEDVNSHWTVKAQNNKMCDRGEPIACGATIRFEHLTTKKNLHSHHFSSPLSGEQEVSAYGADGVGDTGDNWDVICSNENWMRDAHVRFRHVDTGLYLGMSGRSYGRPISGQMEIVGLNSPQHGTRWTTSEGLYIVPKEKDTTHEEYAHTEL; from the exons ATGCTGCTACAATCACTTTTCTTAACAGCACTTGCGCTGATCAGCAGTTTGCCGGGCAACAATG CTGGAAAAACAAACTTTGTGACTTGCGGCTCTATTCTGAAATTACTTAACTCTGATTACAATTACCGGCTGCACTCGCATGATGTAAAATATGGATCTGGCTCTGGCCAGCAGTCGGTGACGGGCGTGGAGCAAAAGGAGGATGTAAACAGTCATTGGACGGTCAAGGCACAGAATAACAAGATGTGTGACCGTGGAGAGCCTATTGCTTGTGGAGCTACCATACGCTTCGAGCATTTAACAACCAAAAAGAACCTGCATTCTCATCACTTTTCATCTCCGCTGTCCGGTGAGCAGGAAGTATCTGCCTACGGTGCTGACGGTGTTGGGGACACCGGTGACAACTGGGACGTTATTTGCTCCAACGAAAACTGGATGCGTGACGCCCATGTGCGTTTTCGTCATGTGGACACAGGCCTGTATCTGGGTATGTCCGGCCGTTCATACGGTCGACCCATTTCAGGCCAAATGGAAATTGTCGGCCTGAATAGTCCACAGCACGGCACGCGTTGGACCACTTCCGAGGGACTGTACATAGTGCCAAAGGAAAAGGATACCACGCATGAAGAATACGCCCACACTGAGCTGTAG
- the LOC108604624 gene encoding uncharacterized protein CG1161 — protein MANRRLFIYAALLAICYLLGVTWADAETGINSTKVSNVTQISASPAPAAKPAAAAVTPAPTITAPKVTSSKNTSSTPECACAGALLPQVGTNGKELPICAECKCSHVARNTTLIKVVVIIVIWIISILVIYMLFLMLLDPLLNKRVKASNYQEHTNEDDEPTPMPASTNNQELNARANVLNRGMDKWKRQVREQRRHIYDRHTMLN, from the exons ATGGCAAACAGGCGATTGTTCATATACGCTGCATTATTGGCGATATGTTATTTACTTGGCGTGACATGG GCTGATGCTGAGACAGGAATAAACAGTACGAAAGTCAGCAATGTTACTCAAATCAGTGCAtcgccagctccagcagccaagcctgcagcagctgcagttacaCCCGCACCCACAATTACAGCACCAAAAGTGACGAGTAGCAAAAATACAAGCAGCACGCCAGAATG TGCCTGCGCTGGAGCATTGCTGCCGCAAGTGGGGACCAATGGCAAAGAGCTTCCCATATGTGCTGAGTGTAAATGCTCCCATGTAGCACGTAATACGACGCTTATTAAG GTCGTTGTCATAATTGTGATTTGGATAATATCCATTTTAGTGATATATATGCTGTTCCTTATGCTGTTGGATCCGCTGTTGAACAAACGCGTCAAGGCGAGCAACTACCAGGAGCACACAAATGAAGAT GACGAGCCAACACCAATGCCGGCGAGCACCAACAATCAAGAGCTGAACGCTCGTGCCAATGTGCTTAATCGTGGAATGGATAAATGGAAACGACAGGTGCGCGAACAGCGACGTCACATCTATGACCGGCACACGATGCTAAACTGA
- the LOC108604622 gene encoding proteasome subunit beta type-4: MNNCFAPPMWQNGPAPGQFYNFMAGNTETQLPRELTTAGPFGTKHSTAAITTGSSVLGIRFDGGVLVAADTLVSYGSLARYQNIDRVFKINDKILLGGGGDFADIQSIKRSIDQKMIEDQCCDDGVIMKPKALASWMTRVLYNRRSRMNPLYIDVVVGGVEENGTPFLGNVDLRGRAYDDYVVATGFARHLALPLVRERKPKDREFTFEEATNLIRECMKVLYYRDTRSIPQYTVGICTSGGCNVKGPFKVEENWTFAETVRGY; the protein is encoded by the exons atgaACAATTGCTTCGCACCACCTATGTGGCAAAATGGACCAGCTCCAGGCCAATTCTATAACTTTATGGCTGGCAACACGGAGACGCAGCTGCCGCGAGAGCTAACAACCGCCGGTCCATTTGGTACCAAGCACAGCAC TGCAGCTATTACTACGGGCTCCTCAGTGCTGGGCATACGCTTTGATGGCGGAGTTTTGGTGGCCGCTGATACGCTAGTTTCCTATGGTTCTCTAGCGCGCTACCAGAACATTGATCGCGTTTTCAAGATCAATGACAAAATATTGCTGGGTGGTGGCGGTGATTTTGCTGACATACAGTCAATCAAGCGCAGCATCGATCAGAAGATGATTGAAGATCAGTGCTGTGATGATGGTGTAATCATGAAGCCAAAGGCGCTTGCTAGCTGGATGACACGAGTGCTCTACAATCGTCGCTCTCGCATGAATCCACTGTATATTGATGTAGTTGTCGGTGGTGTTGAGGAGAATGGCACGCCCTTTTTGGGCAATGTCGATTTGCGTGGACGCGCATATGATGATTATGTGGTGGCCACTGGCTTTGCCCGTCACCTGGCCTTGCCGTTGGTACGCGAACGCAAGCCCAAGGATCGCGAGTTCACTTTTGAGGAAGCTACTAACTTG ATCCGAGAGTGTATGAAGGTGTTGTACTATCGTGATACACGCAGCATACCCCAATATACTGTGGGCATCTGTACGTCCGGTGGCTGCAACGTAAAGGGACCTTTCAAAGTCGAAGAGAACTGGACTTTTGCCGAGACCGTTAGAGGTTATTAG
- the LOC108604678 gene encoding ceramide kinase isoform X1, translated as MDKQITNLCTRDKAEATTTAQMTASVSSNCTDVLLNNFQLKKKSYRVLLHGQHLVWERLERQSKYGTTKLPKKLPLPSEQSADEQTAPNVLSGYGPQSHVLHMDDIICVRCGNSKAESLQPVRTQEQERAQGDVKPTAQFLTINYAQRLSKSKSDCNRWQLRRLTFFNVDAYVVRQWEQQLQARLASSPASGQRVRRLLVFVNPYGGRKAGAQTYDRHVRPLFQLAGIDATCITTQRANQVRDILLSHDLSCYDAVCCVGGDGTVAEVINGLVFRRIRELGLDEQRPAYIPRPSLPVGVIPAGSTDTIVYSMHGTSDVRTAAIHVLLGQRRGLDVCSVSNSSTLLRFCASVLSYGYLGDVAAQSEKYRWMGPKRYEYSGVKAFVNNRGYEAELRLIEQPLEPETPQSPVSVCSEPPSVCYANCQRCSTASSLQEQRSTLFLDEEDEQQEEQASTAHELQLSASESALLRPRPANLPLKFSSSSNSSNSILSLRSSEQWKIIRGKFFMICGANITCACSRSPYGISRYSHLGDGCLDLILVRKTSLLNNVRFLLNTAGRAGDIRNLPFVEVYRTRKFNFRTLSAAMSEEQDSIAGSCQPIAQNDGNAAGSLCSSWNCDGEVLTDLDLTMSSHCQLIDVFMRGPHSYSKPEKLGASTPTTPASSSDNVYCCCKN; from the exons ATGGATAAACAGATAACTAATTTATGTACAAG AGACAAAGCGGAGGCGACGACAACAGCACAGATGACGGCCAGCGTCAGCTCCAACTGCACGGATGTGCTCTTGAACAACTTTCagctgaagaagaagagctATCGGGTGCTGCTGCATGGCCAGCACTTGGTATGGGAGCGTCTGGAGCGGCAGTCGAAGTATGGAACAACCAAGTTGCCAAAAAAGTTGCCGCTGCCATCGGAACAGTCGGCAGATGAGCAGACAGCACCCAATGTGCTAAGTGGATATGGCCCACAGAGCCATGTGCTGCATATGGATGATATTATCTGCGTGCGTTGTGGCAACAGCAAGGCGGAGAGCCTGCAACCAGTGCGCACGCAGGAGCAGGAGCGAGCACAGGGCGATGTTAAGCCTACGGCACAATTTCTTACCATAAACTATGCGCAGCGCTTGAGCAAATCCAAGAGCGACTGCAATCGCTGGCAGCTGCGCAGGCTGACCTTCTTCAATGTGGATGCGTATGTGGTGCGTCAgtgggagcagcagctgcaggcacGTCTGGCATCCTCGCCAGCGTCGGGGCAGCGTGTGCGCCGTTTGCTGGTCTTCGTCAATCCCTATGGCGGTCGCAAGGCGGGCGCTCAGACCTACGATCGTCATGTGCGTCCGCTGTTCCAGCTGGCGGGCATCGATGCCACCTGCATCACCACACAGCGTGCCAACCAGGTGCGCGACATACTGCTCAGCCACGATCTCAGCTGCTACGATGCGGTGTGCTGTGTGGGCGGCGACGGCACCGTCGCCGAGGTCATCAACGGTCTGGTCTTCAGGCGCATACGTGAGCTGGGCCTGGACGAGCAGCGACCGGCGTATATACCGCGTCCCAGTCTCCCAGTGGGCGTCATACCCGCCGGCAGCACCGACACCATTGTCTACAGCATGCATGGAACCTCGGATGTGCGCACAGCGGCCATACATGTGCTGCTGGGACAGCGGCGTGGTCTGGATGTCTGCAGcgtaagcaacagcagcacactgCTGCGCTTTTGCGCCTCAGTGCTGAGCTATGGCTACCTGGGCGATGTGGCGGCGCAGAGTGAGAAATATCGCTGGATGGGTCCAAAGCGTTATGAATACAGCGGCGTCAAGGCATTCGTTAACAATCGTGGCTATGAGGCAGAGCTGCGACTGATAGAGCAGCCGCTGGAGCCAGAGACGCCGCAGAGTCCCGTCAGTGTTTGCTCCGAGCCGCCTTCGGTTTGCTATGCCAATTGCCAGCGCTGTAGCACGGCCAGCTCGCTGCAGGAGCAGCGTTCCACGCTGTTTCTGGATGAGGAGGACGAACAGCAGGAGGAGCAGGCGTCAACTGCGCATGAACTGCAGCTTAGTGCCAGCGAGTCAGCTCTACTGCGTCCACGTCCTGCCAACTTGCCGTTGaagttcagcagcagcagcaacagtagcaacagcatCTTAAGTCTACGCAGCAGCGAGCAGTGGAAGATTATACGTGGCAAGTTCTTTATGATTTGTGGCGCTAACATTACCTGCGCCTGCTCACGCAGTCCCTATGGCATATCACGCTATAGTCATCTGGGCGATGGTTGCCTGGATCTGATTCTCGTGCGCAAAACCTCTTTGCTCAACAATGTGCGATTTCTGCTCAACACAGCGGGTCGTGCTGGTGATATT CGCAATCTGCCCTTTGTGGAGGTTTATCGCACgcgtaaattcaatttccgCACGCTGTCGGCGGCGATGAGTGAGGAGCAGGATAGCATTGCTGGCTCCTGTCAGCCCATAGCTCAAAATGATGGTAATGCTGCAGGCTCGCTATGTTCCAGCTGGAATTGTGATGGTGAAGTGCTGACGGATCTTGATTTAACCATGAG CTCGCATTGCCAGCTCATTGATGTTTTTATGCGCGGACCTCATTCCTATAGTAAGCCTGAAAAGTTGGGCGCCAGCACGCCCACAACTCCAGCAAGCTCAAGCGATAAtgtttattgctgctgtaagaattaa
- the LOC108604678 gene encoding ceramide kinase isoform X2: MTASVSSNCTDVLLNNFQLKKKSYRVLLHGQHLVWERLERQSKYGTTKLPKKLPLPSEQSADEQTAPNVLSGYGPQSHVLHMDDIICVRCGNSKAESLQPVRTQEQERAQGDVKPTAQFLTINYAQRLSKSKSDCNRWQLRRLTFFNVDAYVVRQWEQQLQARLASSPASGQRVRRLLVFVNPYGGRKAGAQTYDRHVRPLFQLAGIDATCITTQRANQVRDILLSHDLSCYDAVCCVGGDGTVAEVINGLVFRRIRELGLDEQRPAYIPRPSLPVGVIPAGSTDTIVYSMHGTSDVRTAAIHVLLGQRRGLDVCSVSNSSTLLRFCASVLSYGYLGDVAAQSEKYRWMGPKRYEYSGVKAFVNNRGYEAELRLIEQPLEPETPQSPVSVCSEPPSVCYANCQRCSTASSLQEQRSTLFLDEEDEQQEEQASTAHELQLSASESALLRPRPANLPLKFSSSSNSSNSILSLRSSEQWKIIRGKFFMICGANITCACSRSPYGISRYSHLGDGCLDLILVRKTSLLNNVRFLLNTAGRAGDIRNLPFVEVYRTRKFNFRTLSAAMSEEQDSIAGSCQPIAQNDGNAAGSLCSSWNCDGEVLTDLDLTMSSHCQLIDVFMRGPHSYSKPEKLGASTPTTPASSSDNVYCCCKN, translated from the exons ATGACGGCCAGCGTCAGCTCCAACTGCACGGATGTGCTCTTGAACAACTTTCagctgaagaagaagagctATCGGGTGCTGCTGCATGGCCAGCACTTGGTATGGGAGCGTCTGGAGCGGCAGTCGAAGTATGGAACAACCAAGTTGCCAAAAAAGTTGCCGCTGCCATCGGAACAGTCGGCAGATGAGCAGACAGCACCCAATGTGCTAAGTGGATATGGCCCACAGAGCCATGTGCTGCATATGGATGATATTATCTGCGTGCGTTGTGGCAACAGCAAGGCGGAGAGCCTGCAACCAGTGCGCACGCAGGAGCAGGAGCGAGCACAGGGCGATGTTAAGCCTACGGCACAATTTCTTACCATAAACTATGCGCAGCGCTTGAGCAAATCCAAGAGCGACTGCAATCGCTGGCAGCTGCGCAGGCTGACCTTCTTCAATGTGGATGCGTATGTGGTGCGTCAgtgggagcagcagctgcaggcacGTCTGGCATCCTCGCCAGCGTCGGGGCAGCGTGTGCGCCGTTTGCTGGTCTTCGTCAATCCCTATGGCGGTCGCAAGGCGGGCGCTCAGACCTACGATCGTCATGTGCGTCCGCTGTTCCAGCTGGCGGGCATCGATGCCACCTGCATCACCACACAGCGTGCCAACCAGGTGCGCGACATACTGCTCAGCCACGATCTCAGCTGCTACGATGCGGTGTGCTGTGTGGGCGGCGACGGCACCGTCGCCGAGGTCATCAACGGTCTGGTCTTCAGGCGCATACGTGAGCTGGGCCTGGACGAGCAGCGACCGGCGTATATACCGCGTCCCAGTCTCCCAGTGGGCGTCATACCCGCCGGCAGCACCGACACCATTGTCTACAGCATGCATGGAACCTCGGATGTGCGCACAGCGGCCATACATGTGCTGCTGGGACAGCGGCGTGGTCTGGATGTCTGCAGcgtaagcaacagcagcacactgCTGCGCTTTTGCGCCTCAGTGCTGAGCTATGGCTACCTGGGCGATGTGGCGGCGCAGAGTGAGAAATATCGCTGGATGGGTCCAAAGCGTTATGAATACAGCGGCGTCAAGGCATTCGTTAACAATCGTGGCTATGAGGCAGAGCTGCGACTGATAGAGCAGCCGCTGGAGCCAGAGACGCCGCAGAGTCCCGTCAGTGTTTGCTCCGAGCCGCCTTCGGTTTGCTATGCCAATTGCCAGCGCTGTAGCACGGCCAGCTCGCTGCAGGAGCAGCGTTCCACGCTGTTTCTGGATGAGGAGGACGAACAGCAGGAGGAGCAGGCGTCAACTGCGCATGAACTGCAGCTTAGTGCCAGCGAGTCAGCTCTACTGCGTCCACGTCCTGCCAACTTGCCGTTGaagttcagcagcagcagcaacagtagcaacagcatCTTAAGTCTACGCAGCAGCGAGCAGTGGAAGATTATACGTGGCAAGTTCTTTATGATTTGTGGCGCTAACATTACCTGCGCCTGCTCACGCAGTCCCTATGGCATATCACGCTATAGTCATCTGGGCGATGGTTGCCTGGATCTGATTCTCGTGCGCAAAACCTCTTTGCTCAACAATGTGCGATTTCTGCTCAACACAGCGGGTCGTGCTGGTGATATT CGCAATCTGCCCTTTGTGGAGGTTTATCGCACgcgtaaattcaatttccgCACGCTGTCGGCGGCGATGAGTGAGGAGCAGGATAGCATTGCTGGCTCCTGTCAGCCCATAGCTCAAAATGATGGTAATGCTGCAGGCTCGCTATGTTCCAGCTGGAATTGTGATGGTGAAGTGCTGACGGATCTTGATTTAACCATGAG CTCGCATTGCCAGCTCATTGATGTTTTTATGCGCGGACCTCATTCCTATAGTAAGCCTGAAAAGTTGGGCGCCAGCACGCCCACAACTCCAGCAAGCTCAAGCGATAAtgtttattgctgctgtaagaattaa
- the LOC108603812 gene encoding serine/threonine-protein phosphatase 2A 56 kDa regulatory subunit epsilon isoform, whose translation MSSGTFVDRIDPFAKRSLKKKSKKSQGSSRYRNSQDVELQQLPPLKADCSSLEQEELFIRKLRQCCVSFDFMDPVTDLKGKEIKRAALNDLSTYITHGRGVLTEPVYPEIIRMISCNLFRTLPPSENPDFDPEEDDPTLEASWPHLQLVYEVFLRFLESQDFQATIGKRVIDQKFVLQLLELFDSEDPRERDFLKTVLHRIYGKFLGLRAFIRKQINNIFLKFIYETEHFNGVGELLEILGSIINGFALPLKAEHKQFLVKVLLPLHKVKCLSLYHAQLAYCIVQFLEKDPFLTEPVVRGLLKFWPKTCSQKEVMFLGEIEEILDVIDPPQFVKIQEPLFRQIAKCVSSPHFQVAERALYLWNNEYAMSLIEENNAVIMPIMFPALYRISKEHWNQTIVALVYNVLKTFMEMNSKLFDELTSSYKAERQKEKKRERDREELWKKLHELESNRSSGRAAGGSAATANNNATAASAATASTGLNSQQQSNSSSSGGGSGSGGGAGGDNNPATANSKLKEKSDN comes from the exons ATGTCATCGGGCACGTTTGTGGATCGCATTGACCCATTCGCCAAACGTtcactcaaaaaaaaaagcaaaaagagtcAAGGTTCCTCGCGCTACAGAAACTCGCAAGATGTTGAGCTACAGCAATTACCACCACTAAAAg CCGATTGCTCTAGTCTGGAACAGGAGGAGCTGTTTATACGAAAATTGCGTCAGTGCTGCGtgtcatttgattttatgGATCCCGTCACGGACCTCAAGGGCAAGGAAATCAAACGTGCCGCACTCAATGATCTATCCACCTATATCACACATGGGCGTGGCGTGCTCACGGAACCCGTCTATCCCGAAATAATACGCATG ATCTCTTGCAACTTGTTTCGCACCTTGCCGCCCAGTGAAAATCCAGATTTCGATCCCGAAGAAGATGATCCTACTTTGGAAGCATCTTGGCCACATTTGCAGCTTGTCTATGAAGTGTTCTTGCGCTTTCTGGAATCCCAAGACTTTCAGGCAACCATTGGCAAACGTGTGATTGATCAAAAGTTTGTGCTACAG CTGTTGGAGCTCTTTGATTCGGAGGATCCACGCGAGCGTGACTTTCTGAAAACTGTCTTGCATCGCATCTATGGAAAATTCTTAGGCTTACGCGCTTTTATAcgaaaacaaatcaacaacatattcttaaagtttatatacgAAACGGAACACTTTAATGGCGTCGGTGAGCTGCTGGAAATACTTGGCAG cATTATAAACGGCTTTGCCTTGCCCCTAAAGGCGgagcataaacaatttttggtcAAAGTCTTGTTGCCGCTACACAAAGTCAAATGTCTATCGCTCTATCATGCTCAGCTGGCGTATTGCATTGTACAATTCCTAGAGAAGGATCCATTCCTCACCGAGCCGGTGGTGCGTGGCCTGCTCAAGTTTTGGCCCAAGACCTGTTCGCAAAAGGAGGTCATGTTCTTGGGTGAAATCGAGGAGATCTTAGATGTCATTGATCCGCCGCAGTTTGTCAAAATCCAAGAGCCACTATTTCGCCAAATTGCCAAATGCGTATCAAGTCCACATTTTCag GTGGCCGAGCGTGCTCTGTATCTTTGGAACAATGAATATGCCATGTCGCTAATTGAGGAGAATAATGCTGTCATTATGCCCATAATGTTCCCAGCGCTATATCGCATTAGTAAAGAGCATTGGAATCAAACTATCGTTGCGCTTGTCTATAATGTGTTGAAAACATTTATGGAAATGAATTCAAAACTGTTTGATGAACTTACCTCTAGCTACAAGGCGGAAAGGCAAAA GGAGAAGAAGCGTGAACGCGATCGCGAGGAGCTGTGGAAGAAGCTACACGAACTCGAATCCAATCGTTCCAGCGGGCGCGCCGCAGGCGGCAGCGCTGCAACAGCGAACAACAATGCAACGGCTGCATCAGCGGCGACTGCATCAACCGGCCTAAACTCTCAGCAACAGtcgaatagcagcagcagcggcggtggcagcggcagcggtggtggtgctggtggagACAATAATCCTGCGACGGCTAATTCAAAACTAAAAGAGAAGTCAGACAACTAA